In Archocentrus centrarchus isolate MPI-CPG fArcCen1 chromosome 16, fArcCen1, whole genome shotgun sequence, a single window of DNA contains:
- the tppp gene encoding tubulin polymerization-promoting protein isoform X1, whose translation MGTAESTKRKQKSANPVTAQREPNSCTSMADQKDNIDDFKVQTAKHPNISSAPLRPHSEQSKDRASKRLSTESNGTSDGGVGSSTPVEITALEESFRRFAVHGDTRATGKEMHGKNWSKLCKDCGVIDGKNITLTDVDIVFSKVKKKSCRTITYDEFKAAIGELARKKYKDKSGEEAEAEVFKLIEGKSPVISGVTRAVASPTVSRLTDTTKFTGSHKERFDETGRGKGKAGRVDIVDTSGYVSGYKHQGSYEKKVTKPTAGRPM comes from the exons ATGGGAACAGCTGAAAG cacaaagagaaaacaaaagtcaGCTAATCCAGTCACTGCACAGAGGGAACCAAATTCCTGCACCAGCATGGCAGACCAGAA AGACAATATAGATGATTTTAAAGTCCAGACAGCTAAGCACCCCAATATCAGCTCGGCCCCATTACGGCCACATAGTGAACAGTCTAAAGACCGGGCATCCAAAAGGCTTTCGACCGAGTCCAATGGGACCAGCGATGGAGGTGTCGGCTCATCTACACCAGTGGAGATTACTGCTTTGGAAGAATCATTTCGACGCTTTGCCGTCCATGGCGATACTCGTGCTACCGGCAAGGAGATGCACGGCAAAAACTGGTCCAAACTCTGCAAGGACTGCGGAGTGATTGATGGCAAGAACATCACCCTCACTGATGTGGACATCGTCTTCAGCAAAGTCAA GAAGAAATCCTGTCGCACAATCACATATGATGAGTTCAAGGCTGCGATTGGAGAGCTGGCCAGGAAGAAATATAAAGACAAGAGTGGAGAGGAGGCTGAAGCTGAGGTGTTCAAGCTGATAGAGGGGAAGTCACCAGTCATTTCAGGAGTCACA AGAGCCGTGGCTTCCCCAACAGTCAGTCGTCTTACAGACACCACCAAGTTTACAGGGTCGCACAAGGAGCGTTTTGACGAAACTGGCCGCGGGAAGGGTAAGGCTGGACGAGTAGACATAGTTGACACTTCTGGATACGTCTCGGGATACAAACATCAAGGGTCATATGAAAAGAAGGTGACCAAACCCACTGCGGGCAGACCCATGTGA
- the tppp gene encoding tubulin polymerization-promoting protein isoform X2, producing MADQKDNIDDFKVQTAKHPNISSAPLRPHSEQSKDRASKRLSTESNGTSDGGVGSSTPVEITALEESFRRFAVHGDTRATGKEMHGKNWSKLCKDCGVIDGKNITLTDVDIVFSKVKKKSCRTITYDEFKAAIGELARKKYKDKSGEEAEAEVFKLIEGKSPVISGVTRAVASPTVSRLTDTTKFTGSHKERFDETGRGKGKAGRVDIVDTSGYVSGYKHQGSYEKKVTKPTAGRPM from the exons ATGGCAGACCAGAA AGACAATATAGATGATTTTAAAGTCCAGACAGCTAAGCACCCCAATATCAGCTCGGCCCCATTACGGCCACATAGTGAACAGTCTAAAGACCGGGCATCCAAAAGGCTTTCGACCGAGTCCAATGGGACCAGCGATGGAGGTGTCGGCTCATCTACACCAGTGGAGATTACTGCTTTGGAAGAATCATTTCGACGCTTTGCCGTCCATGGCGATACTCGTGCTACCGGCAAGGAGATGCACGGCAAAAACTGGTCCAAACTCTGCAAGGACTGCGGAGTGATTGATGGCAAGAACATCACCCTCACTGATGTGGACATCGTCTTCAGCAAAGTCAA GAAGAAATCCTGTCGCACAATCACATATGATGAGTTCAAGGCTGCGATTGGAGAGCTGGCCAGGAAGAAATATAAAGACAAGAGTGGAGAGGAGGCTGAAGCTGAGGTGTTCAAGCTGATAGAGGGGAAGTCACCAGTCATTTCAGGAGTCACA AGAGCCGTGGCTTCCCCAACAGTCAGTCGTCTTACAGACACCACCAAGTTTACAGGGTCGCACAAGGAGCGTTTTGACGAAACTGGCCGCGGGAAGGGTAAGGCTGGACGAGTAGACATAGTTGACACTTCTGGATACGTCTCGGGATACAAACATCAAGGGTCATATGAAAAGAAGGTGACCAAACCCACTGCGGGCAGACCCATGTGA